The following coding sequences are from one Chanos chanos chromosome 12, fChaCha1.1, whole genome shotgun sequence window:
- the rps18 gene encoding small ribosomal subunit protein uS13: protein MSLVIPEKFQHILRVLNTNIDGRRKIAFAITAIKGVGRRYAHVVLRKADIDLNKRAGELTEDEVERVVTIMQNPRQYKIPDWFLNRQKDVKDGKYSQVLANGLDNKLREDLERLKKIRAHRGLRHFWGLRVRGQHTKTTGRRGRTVGVSKKK from the exons atg TCTCTCGTCATTCCCGAGAAGTTCCAGCACATCCTTCGTGTTCTGAACACGAACATTGACGGTAGGAGGAAGATCGCCTTCGCCATCACTGCCATTAAG GGTGTTGGCAGACGTTATGCCCATGTTGTCCTGAGGAAGGCCGACATTGACCTTAACAAAAGGGCTGGAGAGCTCACAGAAGATGAG GTGGAGAGGGTGGTGACCATTATGCAAAACCCTCGCCAGTACAAAATCCCTGACTGGTTCCTGAACAGACAGAAGGACGTCAAGGATGGCAAATACAGCCAG GTCCTGGCCAACGGTCTGGATAACAAGCTGAGAGAAGATCTGGAGAGACTGAAGAAGATCAGGGCTCACCGTGGTCTCAGACACTTCTGGGG tctgcgTGTGCGTGGTCAGCACACCAAGACCACCGGACGTCGCGGTCGCACCGTTGGTGTGTCCAAGAAGAAGTAA
- the LOC115825450 gene encoding E3 ubiquitin-protein ligase RING2-A-like yields MMANPMSIQVPSKTWELSLYELHRTPQEAIMDGTEIAVSPRSLHSELMCPICLDMLKNTMTTKECLHRFCSECIVTALRSGNKECPTCRKKLVSKRSLRRDPNFDALISKIYPSRDEYEAHQDRVLEQLSRLHNKQALSSSIEEGLRQQAKQKPLRVRKLQQESDNTTFSGGEENGDTRSHVSHDSAPSHLTSAHTSHAPEAGPSRTKRPRASDESGPEADRESPTPPRRPPRTGPGSEIELVFRPHPLLVNTQQYSQTRYVKTTANATVDHLSKYLALRIALEERQNEMHTDRPAEGKREGRDDAGGAGGAGSLQDVSEKEYTIYITAPGGQFTTLNGSLTLELVNEKYWKVRKPLELYYAPTKDQQQQQQQQQEAPRPSSQ; encoded by the exons ATGATGGCGAATCCAATGAGTATCCAGGTGCCCAGCAAGACATGGGAACTCAGCCTGTATGAGCTCCACAGGACTCCACAG GAGGCGATCATGGATGGAACAGAGATTGCAGTGTCTCCCAGAAGTCTCCACAGTGAACTGATGTGTCCCATCTGCCTGGACATGCTGAAGAACACCATGACAACCAAAGAGTGTCTCCACCGCTTCTGCTCAGAGTGTATCGTCACTGCACTCAGATCAGG TAATAAGGAGTGCCCCACCTGCAGGAAGAAGTTGGTATCGAAGCGTTCGCTGCGGCGTGATCCAAACTTTGACGCTCTGATTTCGAAGATCTACCCGAGCCGTGATGAGTACGAGGCCCATCAGGATCGGGTTCTGGAGCAGCTCAGTCGCCTTCACAACAAACAGGCCCTGAGCTCCAGCATCGAGGAGGGACTCAGACAGCAGGCTAAGCAAAA acCCCTGAGAGTCCGGAAGCTTCAGCAGGAGAGCGATAACACAACCTTCAGCGGCGGAGAAGAAAACGGCGACACACGTTCTCATGTCTCACATGACTCCGCCCCTTCCCACCTCACCTCTGCCCACACTAGCCACGCCCCCGAAGCGGGCCCGAGCCGAACCAAGAGGCCCAGGGCGTCTGACGAGTCTGGACcggaggcagacagagagagccccACTCCCCCCCGACGACCCCCTCGCACAGGGCCCGGGTCTGAAATAGAGCTGGTGTTTCGGCCACACCCCCTACTGGTCAACACACAGCAGTACAGCCAGACTAG ATACGTGAAAACAACAGCCAACGCTACTGTAGATCACCTGTCCAAATACCTGGCTTTACGTATCGCTCTAGAGGAACGACAGAACGAGATGCATACTGACAGACCTGcggagggcaagagagagggcagggatgatgcaggaggagcaggaggagcaggtaGCCTACAGGACGTCAGTGAGAAGGAGTACACTATCTACATCACTGCACCAGGAGGCCAGTTCACT acactgaaTGGATCTCTGACTCTGGAACTGGTGAATGAGAAGTACTGGAAAGTGAGAAAACCACTGGAGCTTTATTACGCTCCCACCAAGgaccagcaacaacaacaacaacagcagcaggagGCCCCACGGCCGTCGTCACAGTGA